The DNA sequence AAATCCAGGAGATGTTTCGCTTTGACCAGGATACTCTGGTTCTTCTGGCCACAGATGCAGCCGGTGAAGGCGTAAACCTGCAGAATGCCAATCTCATGGTCAACTATGACCTGCCCTGGAATCCCAACCGCATTGAGCAGCGTTTTGGACGCATTCACAGAATAGGCCAGACCGAAGTCTGCCATCTCTGGAACATGGTGGCCATGGACACCAGAGAAGGGGATGTGTTTTCCCGCCTCTTTGACAAGCTTGAAGTTGAGCGCGAGGCCCTGGGAGGCCGGGTCTTTGATATTCTGGGTGAAGTCTTTGAAGGCAGAGCTCTAAAAGATATGCTCATTGAGGCTATTCGCTATGGTGACGATCCTGAAGTCAGAGCCAGGCTGGAAAAACAGGTTGAGGGTGTGCTGAATACTGAGCACCTAAAAGAGATTATGAACCGCAGTGCCCTGGCTGAAGAAATAATGAGTCAGGAAAGACTGTTTGCAGTCAAGGAAGAAATGGAAAAGGCGGAAGCCAGAAAACTTCAGCCTTATTTTATCCGCGCTTTTTTCATGGAAGCCTTTAAAAGTCTCAACGGCGATCTGCGTCAAAGAGAAGCCGGACGTTATGAGATTCCTCATGTTCCTGCTGCCATCCGCCAACGTGACCGGATCATTGGAAGCAGAGATCCTGTCCTGAAAAAATACCAGCGCATTTGTTTTGAGCGTGACCATGTCAGTCTTTACGGCAAGCCCATGGCCAGTCTGGTTCATCCCGGCCACCCCCTGATGAACTCGGTCACAGATATTGTGCTGGAAAGTCACCGTAATAAACTCAAGCAGGGAACAATCTTTGTTGATCCTGCCGACTCAGGCGCAGATCCACGAGTATTGATTATGATTGATCACTCGGTCCGTGAAAGCAGCTATGCCCGTAATGAGCGCTCTGTCTGTTCCCGCAGGATTCAGTTTGTATCCATTGATGCCCATGGCCGTGTTGCCCTGGCTGGATGGGCACCCCACCTTGATCTCGAACCCCTTAAGCCTGAGGACCGGGTACTTATCAAAGATATTATGGAGCAGCACTGGTTGTGCAAGTCCCTTGAAGATCAGGCCATGGCTTTTGCTGCTGCCAGGCTGGTTCCCGAGCATTTTGAAGAGGTCAGGCAGAGGCGGGAGACCCAGGTGGACAAAACCCTGAACGCTGTCCACGAAAGACTGGTCAAAGAAATCAATTATTGGCAGGATAGGTATTTCCATTTGCGAGATGCCATGGAAGCAGGCAATCAGCCCAGAATGCAGCCGGAAAATGCCAGGCGGATGGCAGAAGAGCTGCGCTCAAGGCTGGAGCATCGCACTAAGGAACTACAGGCCAGGCGCAAAGTAATTTCCAGTCCTCCTGTAGTTCTGGGCGGGGCCCTGATTGTTCCGGCAGGCCTCCTGGCCCTGAGAAAAGGTGAACAGGCTTCAACCTTCAGCCAGGACCCTGTCCGGCGCAGCCGCATTGAGCAGCTGGCCATGCAGGCTGTTTTTGAGGCTGAACATGCCCGGGGTTATACTACCAGAGATGTATCCATGGACAAATGCGGCTGGGACATCTCTTCGTACAAACAGGGAGCACCTGATCGCCATATTGAAGTCAAAGGCCGGGCAAAAGGGCAGACCACCATTACTGTCACCCGCAATGAAATCATGTACGCCCTGAACCAGCAGGACAAGTTCATCCTGGCCATTGTGTTTGTGGATGAGGATGATCAGGTCGAAGGTCCGTATTACGTTCAGAATCCATTCAGTGTGGAACCGGACTGGGGTGTTGCCAGTGTCAATTATGACGTTCGGGAATTGCTGAAGTGAAAAGTATCTGTTCGATTTAACTGGAAAAATTATTTTTTCAGTCGCAAGATTCAGGATTCAGGATTCTGGGAGGTGTCCACAGTCAAATGCGCTACGCTTTGGTATTTAATGTGTCAGGCAGGAAAAACAAAGACTTATGGAGATGCTTGTTGCTGAATGTGTTTATGTCTGGCTTTTTGCAAGAAAATCTTGATGTAAGAATCTTAAATTGTAAAATGAGGTGAGTATCATGAATACTGAAATTGATCTCCACAATGAAATTAGGAATCTGCCCCCAAACATGCAAAAAGAAGTATGGGATTTTATTCAGTTTGTAAAAAATCGTCATGGCTTACCCGTAACAAAGAAAAGTGATTCTTCCCCAACTGCCTCTTCTGGCTCTTCTTTGTTTCAGGAGTTGGAACAGATTGGCTTTGTGGGGTGCATTGCCAGTGACGCACAACTGTCCCAGACTTACAAAACCAGATTGGATTTTTCAAATAAGTGTGGAGACAAATCATGATTATTGTGGATACAGGGGCATGGCTGGCCTTAATTGATCGTCGTGATGCCTATCATAACCGATGTTGTGATTTTTTTCGTCACAACCACGAAGCTTTGATGACTACATGGCCAGTGCTGGTGGAATGTGTTCATCTCATGTTTGGGCGTATCGGAGTCGCAAAGACTCTGTCCTGGATGCAGACATTAGAGGCACAGGGTGTGGGAATATTTGTCATGCAAGCGTCTCACTTTACTCGGTTAAATACCTTGATGCACCAATTCAGGGACTTGCCCATGGATTTGGCAGATGCTTCACTTGTGCTGCTGGCCGAAGAGAGCGGCGAGGGTCGCATTGTAAGTACAGATGAACGGGATTTTCACACTTACAGGTGGAAAAATCAGCATCCTTTTCGGAATTTATTACTGGCTCATAGTTAATTTTTATTTCATGCTTACTTATGTAGCAACAGGCATATTGGAAGTAAATTCAAATTGTTATTGTTTTAATCTTATTTGTTCTTGTCCCCAGGTTCCAGCCTGAAAACGAGAGAAAAGCTGGACCCCTGATCAGAACTTGTTCTGGACCCTGACTCGGGATTCGGGGTGACGGTTAAAACAAATTGATATTCTTCAACGTCATTCCGGCGAAGGCCGGAATTTAGATTCAGATCGGAGCCTTTTTCCGGGAAATCCACAGGGCTGATGAACTGGGTTCCGGCATGCGCAACATGATGAAGTACGGCAAGACCTACGGAGGGGAAGATCCTCAGATGATTGAGGGTGATGTATTCAGAATAATAATTAAAGTGCCGGAGTTTGGTGCTGATCTGAATAAACAGCAACAGGGTTTTAAGGCAGACACTGCTGGGGCCCAGTCGGAGGCCCAGTCGGAGGCCCAGTCAGGGGCCCAGTCAGGGGCCCAGTCAGGGGCCCAGTCAGGGGCCCAGTCAGGGGCCCAGTCAGGGGCCCAGTCAGGGGCCCAGTCAGGGGCACAGTCAGGGGCACAGTCAGGGGCACAGCGAATAATCCAGCAAGTACCCCAACAAGCAACCCCTCAAGCAGGCCTGCAAGTAACCCCTCAAGTAAAAAAGCTGCTGCAGGTGTTGAAAGGGGAGATAAACCGGCAGGAGCTGCAGGATGCATTGGAACTGAAAGACCGTATTCATTTCAGAGATTCGTATATAAAGCCGGCGTTAAAAGTGGGAGTTATTGAAATGACACAGTCCGGCTCCCCTAACAGCCCTACTCAAAAATATCGTTTGACATCAAGGGGCTATGATGAACTTAACAAGCTTAAGTAACTTCCGGGAACAGTGTTTCGTTCACCTTCACAAAAAGATTAACCATTAAGCTATCTATCTGGAATTCTGGACATGATCAAAGCCCCAAAGAAACTCATACAGGTAAAGGTCAGGCTCTACGGCATTGACGCCCCTGAGGCAGATCAGCCATTTGGAGACAAAGCTACCGAGTTTGTTCGGGAGTTGATCTTTGCTGCTTAGACAAACCTATACTCGGAAGCAGCATTACCCTGACCAAAATTGGCATCAATCTCAAGCTTTACCCACGCTAAAATCAGGCATGTTTTTTCATTGAATTCCCCCCAGAATACAGATATGCAGACCAGAGCCTTAACAGCCAGTTAAGCAAGATATTTTTCTGTCTCGGAAAGTCATACCAACCTAATGACCGGAGAAAGTGTAATGCAGTACATCATTGACAGTTGTCAGCCCAGAGAAGACCTGATTGCCGGTACATTCAACCCGGAAATCTTTACTGCCTCCCTGCCTGAAGTAATCAGGTTCTATCAGGAGAATAAACAGGGGGTGCATCCTATATACACTGATGCAGAGCAGTTTTTCAGTCATGGCACTTATGTTACTGACGGTCTTAAAACAGTGTTAAGCGAGGTTTTTTCCCGCATTGCCGGAGACTTGACAGTACCAGCAATTCATAGACTGGAGACCGCTTTTGGTGGTGGTAAGAGTCATACCCTCATTGCCTGCACCCATATCGGGTATAAAGGCAAAGAAATTTCTCCTTATGTTGGAGACATACTTGATGAGAATCTCCTCCCGGAAAAAGGAGAGATCCATGTGGCAGGGGTGGCCGGAAATGAACTCCCAGTGCATAAACCCCAGGGCGCAAAACTCATTCCTTATACATTATGGGGAGAAATCGCTTATCAGTTAGGGGGTGAGGATTTATATATGGCTGTTGAGAGTGATGCCGCATCCTACTCCGCACCGGGGAAAAACTATTTTGACACAATTTTTTCCGGCAAAAAAGCTTTGATTATGATAGATGAGCTGGCTCAGTATGCGGCCAGGCTTTCAGCAGCAAGACCAGACGGAAGTGAACAGCTTGCAGCATTTTTGATGAGCCTGCACGAATATGCCAGGACAAACACGGGCATTTCCATTGTACTCACCCTGGCCAGTGCCACCGATGCATTTGCCATATCCACAGGGGTTTTGACTGATCTTTTGAACAGCGTAACCGGCCAGGAAATAAATCAGGATGAAGCCCTGGAAATTGGTCAGCAGGCAGTAAAGGGGATTGCCAGTGTTGTCTCCAGAGATGCAGTTCCAGTTGTACCTGTCCAGGCTGCTGAGATTTCGCGAGTCCTTTCCAGAAGACTTTTTGCCAGCATAGACGAAGCTGCTGCAAAAGAGACAGCCTCCCTTTACATGGAAATGTACCGGAAAAGTTCATCTCTTCTTCCTGATGAATCGACCCGTGAAGACTTTCAGGACCGTCTTGTTTCTCATTATCCATTTCACCCCGCCTTTATAGACTTTCTGAACAATAAGCTGGCCACCTATGAAAACTTTCAGGGCACCAGAGGGGTGCTGCGTATTCTCTCTCTTGCTGTTCGCAGGCTTTGGCAGCGCCAGGTAAAGGTTCCCATGATTCATACCTGTCACCTTGACCTTCGGGATGCGCGCACAGTGAGCGAGGTAGTCGGTCGTTCCGGCAGCAGTGATCTTCTTACTGTCCTTAACGCTGATGTTGGTGGTGCAGATACTGACGCCCTTACCGGCGGCAAGAGCAATGCAGAGATTGCGGACCAGAAAAACCCACACCCTGAAAAGTGGCCTATGTATGAATATACCTGGAAGACTGTATTTCTGCACAGCCTGGTGGGCAGAGATCAGGGGGTTGGTTCGCGTATTTTCGGCCTGGCCACTCAGGATGCCCTCTTTGAGGTCAGCTTTCCAGGTCTGACTCCTCCCCAGGTTGCCGCAGCTTTGAAAGAGATAGACAACAGCGCCTATTACTTGAGGTTCAACCAGGGACGTTATTACGCCAGCCTGGACCCGTCAGTGAATATTGCCCTGGCAAGATTGCGCAGAGGTCTTTCTGTGGAAGCGGTTGACTCACTTCTGGCAGCTTCGGCCAGAAAGGTAATCAGTTCGGATATATCAAAGTTTAATATTGTCCCTGATGTTTCAGCCCCGGAAGACATCCCGGACAAAAAGGGAGTCCCAACCATTGCCCTGATATCCCTTGATGCAGGAACCATTGAGGTTGAACCCTTTATCACCACTGCCGGGCAGAACAGGCCAAGAATAGAACAGAATCATATATTTCTGCTTGTCCCTGATACAGTAACAGTCAGTCCAGGCACAAGAGGTCCAGGCTACCAGCTACCATCGTCCACAGCAAAAGCAGTTGAAAAACTGAACAAGCTCAAAGACATGGCCAGAACAGTTCTGGCCTGGCGTGAGCTCAAGAAAAACCCCCAGAATCACGGCATAACCCCTCACAAACTTAATGCAGACGAACATACCTCCCGTCACCAGGAGCGGGAAAATTCCTTTGCATCGTCTGTAGCGGACAGTTTTCGCCATCTCTGGTATCCTTCAGCCAGTGGACAGATTGTCAGCAGAGAAATCAAGTCTTCTGGCGCAGAAGGCGGTACTGCTGTAATTGAGCAGATTAGAAAAACCCTCCTTGATAATGGAGAGCTGGTTACCACCAGTCATGCTGACCTTTCCGGCCTGACCAACCTGAAAAAACTATTCTTTTCTCAGAATGATGTGGCAGAGCTGGAAAAATTGCGTGATAATTTCAAGGCAATACGCAGCTGGCCGGTGCTGGAGTCGCCGGAGTTACTGGATCAGCTTGTCAGAGCCGGAGTGAGCAAGGGCACTTGGTGCATGTTTCGTATGGGAAGCGCTGATAGTACTTTTCCGGAAGAATTTTACAGCAAGGAAGAAGGAGATGTCCCTTTGGACCTGAACATGGGCAGCGGATATTCTCTAATTACCATGGAAGGGGCAAGACAGCGTCAGTGGAGCCATACTGCTGGACCGGACCCCAGAAAGATTCAGAGCTATGTCCAGGAAGAAATCCAAAGTAACCCGAAAGAAAAAATTGCAAATCTCCATGCAAAAATTAATGAGAAGTATGGAGATATACCTGAAAAGGATGTTCTGGAAGCGGTCAAAATTCTTATCAGGGACAACAGGTTATATGCTGTAAAACAGCCAGTTGGCTCTGAGCAGGATACAGACTTGATCGGAAGCGGCTCTGCTGCGATATATATGCCGGACCCAGGCGACTGCATCATGACTCCTGCCAAGGCTGCTGAAGAAGGACTTCTTCAGCCCGAAGACAGGACCATCAGGCTTATGGGCAGGGACGGGGCAGAGGTGATTATGCCTCTTTTGCGCCGGATAGGGTCTATGTATCAGCGTGGAGCTAAAACCAGCATTGACATGCTTGACATTAGCGGGCTCAAACTGCCTTCAGGCGGTACTTTGCGCATTGCCATTGAAAACACCGGGCCGGATTCAATCAAAGATCTGGCAGAGCTTTTTGAAACCATTGACGGACTGGCCGAAGCAACTGGCAATACAGAGTGCTACCTGGAGATAAACAACCCTGAAGAAGACTGCGAGTTTGTCAAGGCTGTCAAACAAACTAAAAAATAGT is a window from the Desulfonatronovibrio magnus genome containing:
- a CDS encoding type II toxin-antitoxin system VapC family toxin, giving the protein MIIVDTGAWLALIDRRDAYHNRCCDFFRHNHEALMTTWPVLVECVHLMFGRIGVAKTLSWMQTLEAQGVGIFVMQASHFTRLNTLMHQFRDLPMDLADASLVLLAEESGEGRIVSTDERDFHTYRWKNQHPFRNLLLAHS
- a CDS encoding Fic family protein codes for the protein MRNMMKYGKTYGGEDPQMIEGDVFRIIIKVPEFGADLNKQQQGFKADTAGAQSEAQSEAQSGAQSGAQSGAQSGAQSGAQSGAQSGAQSGAQSGAQSGAQRIIQQVPQQATPQAGLQVTPQVKKLLQVLKGEINRQELQDALELKDRIHFRDSYIKPALKVGVIEMTQSGSPNSPTQKYRLTSRGYDELNKLK
- a CDS encoding helicase-related protein, with the translated sequence MIKLENITTNQILAGVESGKIVRVVSVEKLGEHAVTLYYKDSEGRLSERMLFRNDEPAISLAESECPWGFDAPAEEFKLAVEAQRITLAHLFDPMMAVHTSNVDPLPHQITAVYEAMLPRQPLRYVLADDPGAGKTIMAGLFIRELIMRSDAQRIMIVCPGGLVEQWQDELLEKFGLTFNIFTKDMLDTSHSGNPFDDHDHLIARMDQLSRNEELREKLKTSSWDLIIVDEAHKLSASYFGNQVKKTKRFQLGELLSTRARHFLLMTATPHNGKEEDFQLFMSLLDGDRFYGKFRDGAHKVDVDDMMRRMVKEDLLKFDGTPLFPERRAYTAGYTLSDIEADLYTAVTDYVKNEMNKADALDNRRKGNIGFALTILQRRLASSPEAIYQSLKRRRKRLERRVEEEKMQQRGDYIAETLEPYTSEELDDIEDQLSDTEYEEFTDKLVDQATTAQTIEELLSEIHILKDLESKARNVVLSGQDRKWEELSSILQDSELMFDAQGNRRKLIIFTEHKDTLNYLHQRITALIGDPGCLACIHGGVGRDQRRKIQEMFRFDQDTLVLLATDAAGEGVNLQNANLMVNYDLPWNPNRIEQRFGRIHRIGQTEVCHLWNMVAMDTREGDVFSRLFDKLEVEREALGGRVFDILGEVFEGRALKDMLIEAIRYGDDPEVRARLEKQVEGVLNTEHLKEIMNRSALAEEIMSQERLFAVKEEMEKAEARKLQPYFIRAFFMEAFKSLNGDLRQREAGRYEIPHVPAAIRQRDRIIGSRDPVLKKYQRICFERDHVSLYGKPMASLVHPGHPLMNSVTDIVLESHRNKLKQGTIFVDPADSGADPRVLIMIDHSVRESSYARNERSVCSRRIQFVSIDAHGRVALAGWAPHLDLEPLKPEDRVLIKDIMEQHWLCKSLEDQAMAFAAARLVPEHFEEVRQRRETQVDKTLNAVHERLVKEINYWQDRYFHLRDAMEAGNQPRMQPENARRMAEELRSRLEHRTKELQARRKVISSPPVVLGGALIVPAGLLALRKGEQASTFSQDPVRRSRIEQLAMQAVFEAEHARGYTTRDVSMDKCGWDISSYKQGAPDRHIEVKGRAKGQTTITVTRNEIMYALNQQDKFILAIVFVDEDDQVEGPYYVQNPFSVEPDWGVASVNYDVRELLK
- a CDS encoding ATP-binding protein, which translates into the protein MQYIIDSCQPREDLIAGTFNPEIFTASLPEVIRFYQENKQGVHPIYTDAEQFFSHGTYVTDGLKTVLSEVFSRIAGDLTVPAIHRLETAFGGGKSHTLIACTHIGYKGKEISPYVGDILDENLLPEKGEIHVAGVAGNELPVHKPQGAKLIPYTLWGEIAYQLGGEDLYMAVESDAASYSAPGKNYFDTIFSGKKALIMIDELAQYAARLSAARPDGSEQLAAFLMSLHEYARTNTGISIVLTLASATDAFAISTGVLTDLLNSVTGQEINQDEALEIGQQAVKGIASVVSRDAVPVVPVQAAEISRVLSRRLFASIDEAAAKETASLYMEMYRKSSSLLPDESTREDFQDRLVSHYPFHPAFIDFLNNKLATYENFQGTRGVLRILSLAVRRLWQRQVKVPMIHTCHLDLRDARTVSEVVGRSGSSDLLTVLNADVGGADTDALTGGKSNAEIADQKNPHPEKWPMYEYTWKTVFLHSLVGRDQGVGSRIFGLATQDALFEVSFPGLTPPQVAAALKEIDNSAYYLRFNQGRYYASLDPSVNIALARLRRGLSVEAVDSLLAASARKVISSDISKFNIVPDVSAPEDIPDKKGVPTIALISLDAGTIEVEPFITTAGQNRPRIEQNHIFLLVPDTVTVSPGTRGPGYQLPSSTAKAVEKLNKLKDMARTVLAWRELKKNPQNHGITPHKLNADEHTSRHQERENSFASSVADSFRHLWYPSASGQIVSREIKSSGAEGGTAVIEQIRKTLLDNGELVTTSHADLSGLTNLKKLFFSQNDVAELEKLRDNFKAIRSWPVLESPELLDQLVRAGVSKGTWCMFRMGSADSTFPEEFYSKEEGDVPLDLNMGSGYSLITMEGARQRQWSHTAGPDPRKIQSYVQEEIQSNPKEKIANLHAKINEKYGDIPEKDVLEAVKILIRDNRLYAVKQPVGSEQDTDLIGSGSAAIYMPDPGDCIMTPAKAAEEGLLQPEDRTIRLMGRDGAEVIMPLLRRIGSMYQRGAKTSIDMLDISGLKLPSGGTLRIAIENTGPDSIKDLAELFETIDGLAEATGNTECYLEINNPEEDCEFVKAVKQTKK
- a CDS encoding thermonuclease family protein; translated protein: MIKAPKKLIQVKVRLYGIDAPEADQPFGDKATEFVRELIFAA